One genomic window of Bacillus mycoides includes the following:
- a CDS encoding FadR/GntR family transcriptional regulator gives MTSSNTKVYLEIVKKIRSIMEEDCLVAGDRLPSERELSSRLNVGRSSVREALRALELVGLIETRRGEGTFIRNFYDNGLVQLIAPFLLQDEKTIRDLLQTKRLLEKDMIRLVCNLPKETFSGVLSKLHQVLEENESSIPVLHQTFFKTLIEQFDNYLLYRIWMIVNDYVATLSCEVSGDSIEIYRKLYATLEVKQENDALKIYDELVENIQFHS, from the coding sequence TTGACATCATCAAATACAAAAGTATATCTCGAAATTGTAAAAAAAATCCGTTCCATTATGGAAGAGGATTGTTTAGTAGCAGGGGATCGTTTGCCATCTGAGCGTGAGTTAAGTTCACGCTTAAATGTTGGACGTTCCTCTGTAAGAGAAGCATTACGTGCTTTAGAACTGGTAGGATTAATTGAAACGAGACGTGGTGAGGGGACGTTTATTCGAAACTTTTACGATAACGGTCTTGTACAATTAATTGCTCCGTTCTTGCTGCAAGATGAGAAAACAATTCGTGATTTATTACAAACAAAACGATTGCTTGAGAAAGATATGATTCGACTTGTATGTAATTTACCGAAAGAAACGTTTTCTGGAGTACTAAGTAAATTACACCAAGTGCTTGAAGAAAATGAAAGCTCAATTCCGGTGCTTCATCAAACGTTCTTTAAAACACTTATTGAACAATTCGATAATTATTTACTCTATCGCATTTGGATGATCGTAAATGATTACGTTGCAACTCTTTCTTGTGAAGTTTCAGGAGATTCTATCGAAATCTATAGAAAGCTTTATGCTACTTTGGAAGTGAAACAAGAAAATGATGCGTTAAAAATTTACGATGAATTAGTAGAGAATATACAGTTTCACTCGTAA
- the accD gene encoding acetyl-CoA carboxylase, carboxyltransferase subunit beta, translated as MLRDLFVKKKKYAAIPSEQIRKDVPDGVMTKCPKCKKIMYTKELLKNLKVCVNCGYHHPMNAWERLDSILDEGSFREYDKEMVSLNPLEFPGYEEKLENDRKKTELYEAVVTGEGTIDDMLVVVAVMDSRFRMGSMGSVVGEKIARAVEKAYDLQVPFIIFTASGGARMQEGILSLMQMAKTSVALKKHSNAGGLFISVMTHPTTGGVSASFASLGDYNLAEPGALIGFAGRRVIEQTVREKLPEDFQTAEFLLEHGQLDAVVHRDDMRESLRKILEVHQGGEMAVWQS; from the coding sequence GTGCTAAGAGATTTATTCGTGAAAAAGAAAAAGTACGCTGCAATACCTTCAGAACAAATACGAAAAGATGTACCAGATGGCGTTATGACAAAATGTCCGAAATGTAAAAAAATCATGTATACGAAAGAGCTTCTTAAAAATTTAAAAGTATGCGTGAATTGTGGATATCATCATCCGATGAATGCATGGGAACGCCTTGATAGTATATTGGACGAAGGTTCATTTCGTGAGTATGACAAAGAGATGGTTTCACTAAATCCACTTGAGTTTCCGGGATATGAAGAGAAACTAGAAAACGATCGTAAGAAGACTGAATTGTATGAAGCGGTTGTAACTGGTGAAGGAACAATTGATGACATGCTTGTTGTTGTTGCAGTAATGGATTCTCGTTTTCGAATGGGCAGCATGGGCTCTGTTGTAGGAGAAAAAATTGCTCGTGCGGTTGAAAAGGCATACGACTTACAAGTTCCATTTATTATCTTTACTGCGTCGGGTGGTGCCCGTATGCAAGAAGGGATATTAAGTTTAATGCAAATGGCGAAAACAAGCGTAGCTTTGAAAAAGCATAGTAATGCAGGAGGGTTATTTATTTCTGTTATGACTCACCCGACGACGGGCGGGGTTTCAGCGAGTTTCGCTTCACTTGGTGATTATAATCTTGCAGAGCCAGGTGCACTTATCGGATTTGCGGGTAGACGCGTAATTGAACAAACAGTGCGTGAGAAACTTCCGGAAGATTTCCAAACGGCAGAATTTTTACTAGAGCACGGTCAATTAGATGCGGTGGTGCATCGTGATGATATGAGAGAATCACTCCGTAAGATTTTAGAAGTTCATCAAGGAGGGGAAATGGCTGTATGGCAGAGCTAG
- the accA gene encoding acetyl-CoA carboxylase carboxyl transferase subunit alpha, with the protein MAELEFEKPVVELRNKIRELKDYTKNSQMDFSEEIRILEDKLEKLEEDIYGNMKVWDRVQIARHAERPTTLDYIEHLFTNFFECHGDRLFGDDAAIVGGIAKYKGMPVTVIGHQRGKDTKENIRRNFGMPHPEGYRKALRLMKQAEKFNRPIICFIDTKGAYPGKAAEERGQSEAIARNLFEMAGLTVPVICIVIGEGGSGGALGLGVGDYIHMLENSTYSVITPEGAAAILWKDAGKAKEAAEAMKITALDLKELGVIDEIIPEAKGGAHRNVLKQSENIDLMLKKTFEQLSGISKDELIEKRYEKYMKIGQVSFSNASIGIK; encoded by the coding sequence ATGGCAGAGCTAGAATTTGAGAAACCAGTTGTTGAGCTAAGAAATAAGATTCGTGAACTGAAAGACTATACGAAAAACAGCCAGATGGACTTCAGTGAGGAGATTCGTATTTTGGAAGACAAGCTAGAAAAACTAGAGGAAGATATATACGGCAATATGAAAGTATGGGACCGTGTTCAAATTGCTCGTCATGCAGAACGACCGACAACGCTCGATTATATTGAGCACTTATTTACTAATTTTTTTGAATGTCATGGAGATCGCCTATTTGGCGACGATGCAGCGATTGTCGGCGGCATTGCGAAATATAAGGGGATGCCTGTAACTGTAATTGGGCACCAACGCGGAAAAGATACGAAAGAAAATATTCGTCGTAATTTTGGAATGCCTCATCCAGAAGGATATCGAAAAGCACTGCGTCTAATGAAACAAGCGGAGAAGTTTAATCGTCCCATTATTTGTTTCATCGATACGAAGGGAGCTTATCCTGGTAAAGCAGCTGAAGAACGTGGACAAAGTGAAGCTATCGCTCGTAATTTATTTGAAATGGCGGGTTTAACTGTACCTGTTATTTGTATCGTTATCGGTGAAGGTGGTAGCGGTGGTGCGTTAGGTCTTGGAGTAGGAGATTACATTCATATGCTAGAAAATTCCACTTATTCTGTTATTACACCAGAAGGTGCGGCGGCGATTCTTTGGAAAGATGCTGGTAAAGCAAAAGAAGCTGCAGAAGCGATGAAAATTACAGCATTAGATTTGAAAGAATTAGGTGTAATTGACGAAATTATTCCAGAGGCAAAAGGTGGAGCGCATCGTAATGTTTTGAAACAATCAGAAAATATAGATTTAATGCTTAAGAAAACTTTTGAACAATTAAGCGGAATTTCGAAAGATGAATTAATCGAAAAACGTTATGAAAAATATATGAAAATTGGGCAAGTTTCGTTTTCAAACGCTTCCATTGGGATAAAATAA
- the citZ gene encoding citrate synthase, translated as MGEFSGKGENVMTVIRGLEGVVATTSSVSSIIDDTLTYVGYNIDDLAENATFEEVVYLLWHRKLPNEKELAEFKETVSEYYKVPGEILTYLKQVDLKIAHPMSVLRTAISMLSLYDESAEIMDGKSNYLKAVKLQAQVGTLIAAYARIRKGLDVVEPRKDLSLAANFLYMLNDREPNEVEIEAFDKALVLHADHELNASTFTARVCVATLSDVYSGITAAIGALKGPLHGGANENVMKMLTEIGEEENVESYIHNALQNKVKIMGFGHRVYEHGDPRAKHLREMSKRLCVLLGEDKWYNMSIKIEDIVTKEKGLPPNVDFYSASVYHCLGVDHDLFTPIFAISRMSGWLAHILEQYENNRLIRPRADYDGPTHQVYVPIAQR; from the coding sequence TTGGGAGAATTTTCAGGAAAAGGAGAGAATGTCATGACTGTTATTCGAGGTTTAGAAGGGGTAGTAGCAACAACATCATCTGTGAGCTCTATTATTGATGATACATTAACTTATGTTGGGTATAATATTGATGATTTAGCTGAGAATGCTACGTTCGAAGAAGTAGTGTACTTATTATGGCACCGCAAGCTTCCTAACGAAAAAGAACTAGCGGAATTTAAAGAGACTGTATCAGAATACTATAAAGTACCAGGTGAAATTTTAACATATTTGAAACAAGTAGATTTAAAAATCGCGCACCCGATGTCGGTTTTACGAACTGCGATTTCCATGCTATCATTATATGATGAGAGCGCTGAAATAATGGATGGAAAGTCTAATTATTTGAAAGCGGTTAAATTACAGGCTCAAGTCGGAACTTTAATTGCGGCTTATGCAAGAATTCGCAAAGGTTTAGATGTTGTTGAGCCAAGAAAAGATCTATCATTAGCTGCAAACTTCTTGTACATGTTAAATGATCGTGAGCCAAATGAAGTTGAAATTGAGGCTTTTGATAAGGCACTTGTACTTCATGCAGATCATGAGTTAAACGCTTCTACATTTACTGCACGTGTTTGCGTAGCTACACTTTCAGATGTGTATTCTGGTATTACAGCAGCAATCGGTGCATTAAAAGGTCCTCTTCACGGCGGGGCAAATGAAAATGTAATGAAGATGTTAACTGAAATTGGCGAAGAAGAAAATGTAGAATCATATATTCATAATGCTCTTCAAAATAAAGTAAAAATTATGGGCTTTGGCCATCGCGTATATGAGCATGGTGATCCACGCGCGAAACACTTACGCGAAATGTCTAAGAGATTATGCGTGCTTTTAGGAGAAGACAAATGGTATAATATGTCTATCAAAATTGAAGACATTGTAACAAAAGAAAAAGGTCTTCCACCAAATGTTGATTTCTATTCAGCTTCTGTATACCATTGTTTAGGAGTTGACCATGACCTATTTACACCTATCTTTGCGATTAGCCGTATGTCAGGCTGGTTAGCTCATATTCTAGAGCAATATGAAAATAACCGTTTAATCCGTCCGCGTGCTGATTATGATGGACCTACGCATCAAGTGTATGTTCCAATTGCGCAACGATAA
- a CDS encoding FxsA family protein has product MKWLLFLLIVIPAIEIMVLIGSSHVIGLWSTFAMIVFTGIVGVYLAKRQGFKVLREIQFRLNRGEMPGDTVLDGIFIFVGGILLVLPGYVTDIIGFIFVVPVTRALLKPLVMKWIDWKFRKRTTIIVQK; this is encoded by the coding sequence GTGAAGTGGTTGCTATTCTTACTTATTGTAATACCGGCGATTGAGATTATGGTATTGATAGGATCGAGTCATGTAATAGGTTTATGGTCTACGTTCGCTATGATTGTATTTACGGGTATTGTGGGTGTATATTTGGCGAAACGACAAGGGTTTAAAGTACTTAGGGAGATTCAATTTAGGTTAAATAGAGGAGAAATGCCGGGTGATACAGTTCTAGATGGTATTTTTATATTCGTAGGAGGTATTCTTTTAGTACTGCCTGGATATGTGACGGATATAATAGGTTTTATCTTTGTTGTTCCTGTAACGAGGGCTTTATTGAAGCCGCTTGTTATGAAGTGGATTGATTGGAAATTTAGAAAGAGAACTACTATTATTGTTCAGAAATAA
- the icd gene encoding NADP-dependent isocitrate dehydrogenase produces the protein MTTGEKITVTNGVMNVPNNPIIPFIEGDGIGPDIWAAASRVLEAAVEKAYDGEKKIVWKEVLAGEKAFNQTGEWLPEETLNLIREYLIAIKGPLTTPVGGGIRSLNVALRQELDLYVCLRPVRYFEGVPSPVKRPEDTDMVIFRENTEDIYAGIEYAQGSPEAEKVLAFLKEAMGVNKIRFPETSGIGIKPISEEGTKRLVRAAIQYAINEKRSSVTLVHKGNIMKFTEGAFKNWGYEVAEQEFGDKVFTWAEYDRIVEKDGKDAANKAMAEAESAGKIIVKDSIADIFLQQILTRPREFDVVATMNLNGDYISDALAAQVGGIGIAPGANINYVTGHAIFEATHGTAPKYAGLDKVNPSSVLLSGVLLLEHLGWNEAANLVTDSVEKTIESKVVTYDFARLMEGATEVKCSEFANELIKNMDVAIIKNA, from the coding sequence TTGACGACAGGTGAAAAAATTACTGTAACTAATGGTGTTATGAATGTACCAAACAATCCGATTATTCCATTTATCGAAGGAGATGGAATTGGTCCTGATATTTGGGCTGCAGCATCTCGCGTACTAGAAGCAGCAGTTGAGAAAGCATATGATGGTGAGAAGAAAATTGTTTGGAAAGAAGTGCTTGCAGGGGAAAAAGCATTCAACCAAACAGGCGAGTGGTTACCAGAAGAGACTTTAAATTTAATTCGTGAATATTTAATCGCAATTAAAGGTCCACTTACAACTCCAGTTGGCGGTGGTATTCGTTCTCTAAACGTTGCGCTTCGTCAAGAATTAGATTTATATGTATGTCTACGTCCAGTTCGTTACTTTGAAGGTGTTCCTTCACCTGTAAAACGTCCGGAAGATACTGATATGGTTATTTTCCGTGAAAATACAGAAGATATTTACGCTGGTATTGAATATGCACAAGGTTCTCCAGAAGCGGAAAAAGTTCTTGCATTCTTAAAAGAAGCAATGGGCGTTAATAAAATTCGTTTCCCAGAAACATCAGGGATTGGTATTAAACCAATTTCAGAGGAAGGGACAAAGCGTCTTGTTCGTGCTGCGATTCAATATGCAATTAACGAAAAACGTTCTTCTGTTACATTAGTTCATAAAGGAAACATTATGAAATTTACAGAAGGTGCTTTCAAAAACTGGGGTTACGAAGTAGCTGAACAAGAATTTGGCGACAAAGTATTTACTTGGGCTGAATATGATCGTATCGTTGAAAAAGATGGTAAAGATGCAGCGAATAAGGCGATGGCAGAAGCAGAATCTGCTGGGAAAATCATCGTAAAAGATTCTATTGCAGACATCTTCTTACAACAAATTTTAACTCGTCCACGTGAGTTCGATGTTGTTGCAACAATGAACTTAAACGGAGACTACATCTCGGATGCACTTGCTGCACAAGTAGGTGGAATTGGTATTGCACCTGGTGCAAACATTAACTATGTGACTGGACATGCTATCTTTGAAGCTACACATGGTACAGCTCCAAAATATGCAGGTTTAGATAAAGTAAATCCATCTTCTGTTCTTCTTTCTGGTGTATTATTATTAGAGCACTTAGGATGGAATGAAGCTGCGAATTTAGTAACTGATTCAGTTGAGAAAACAATTGAATCAAAAGTAGTAACTTATGATTTCGCACGCTTAATGGAAGGTGCAACAGAAGTGAAATGTTCTGAGTTCGCTAATGAACTTATTAAAAACATGGATGTAGCGATAATCAAAAACGCATAA
- the pyk gene encoding pyruvate kinase: MRKTKIVCTIGPASESIEKLEQLMEAGMNVARLNFSHGSHEEHGARIKNIREASKKTGKTVGILLDTKGPEIRTHDFVDGQAELVTGAEVILSTEQVLGTAEKFSVSYAGLYDDVDPGSRILIDDGLIELEVIEKADGNIRTKVLNSGTVKNKKGVNVPNVSIKLPGITEKDVQDIVFGIEQKVDFIAASFVRKASDVLEIRELLEGHNAQYIQIVPKIENQEGIDNIDSILEVSDGLMVARGDMGVEIPPEEVPLVQKRLIKKCNVLGKPVITATQMLDSMQRNPRPTRAEASDVANAIFDGTDAIMLSGETAAGQYPVEAVTMMANIAVRVEKSLQYEDMFKKRIKEFTPTITDAISQSVAHTALALDVAAIVAPTESGHTAKMISKYRPKSPIVAVTSDEQVGRRLALVWGVQAFMAGKRAASTDEMLDTAIQTGMDAGLIGLGDTVVITAGVPVAETGTTNLMKIHVVGEKVAKGQGIGRKAAKGKVVVAKTAAEAVANVNKGDILVTTSTDKDMIPAIEKAAALVVEEGGLTSHAAVVGVSIGIPVIVGVNGVTTTLKSGQEVTVDAARGIVYNGHAEVL; encoded by the coding sequence ATGCGTAAAACTAAAATTGTATGTACTATAGGTCCTGCTAGTGAAAGTATTGAGAAATTAGAGCAATTAATGGAAGCGGGTATGAACGTTGCTCGTTTAAACTTCTCTCATGGTAGCCATGAAGAGCATGGAGCTCGTATTAAAAATATTCGTGAAGCTTCAAAGAAAACTGGTAAAACAGTTGGTATCTTACTTGATACAAAAGGTCCAGAAATCCGTACACATGACTTCGTAGACGGACAAGCTGAGCTTGTAACAGGTGCAGAAGTAATTCTTTCTACTGAACAAGTATTAGGAACTGCAGAGAAGTTCTCTGTATCTTATGCTGGTCTTTATGATGATGTTGATCCAGGTTCTCGTATTCTAATCGATGACGGTCTTATCGAACTAGAAGTAATCGAGAAAGCTGATGGAAACATCCGTACAAAAGTATTAAACAGCGGAACTGTAAAAAATAAAAAAGGTGTTAACGTACCAAACGTAAGCATTAAGCTTCCTGGTATCACTGAAAAAGACGTACAAGATATCGTTTTCGGTATCGAGCAAAAAGTTGATTTCATCGCAGCATCTTTCGTACGTAAAGCATCTGACGTATTAGAAATTCGTGAATTATTAGAAGGGCATAACGCTCAATACATCCAAATCGTACCGAAAATTGAAAACCAAGAAGGTATCGACAACATCGATTCAATCTTAGAAGTTTCTGACGGTTTAATGGTTGCTCGTGGTGATATGGGTGTAGAAATTCCACCAGAAGAAGTACCATTAGTACAAAAACGTCTAATCAAAAAATGTAACGTATTAGGCAAACCAGTTATTACTGCAACACAAATGTTAGATTCTATGCAACGTAACCCACGTCCAACTCGTGCGGAAGCAAGTGACGTAGCAAACGCAATCTTTGATGGAACAGATGCAATCATGCTTTCAGGTGAAACTGCTGCGGGTCAATACCCTGTAGAAGCTGTAACAATGATGGCTAACATTGCGGTACGTGTTGAAAAATCATTACAATATGAAGATATGTTCAAAAAACGTATTAAAGAGTTCACGCCAACAATTACAGATGCAATTAGCCAATCTGTTGCGCACACAGCACTTGCTCTTGATGTAGCTGCAATCGTAGCTCCAACAGAAAGTGGACATACTGCGAAAATGATCTCTAAATACCGTCCGAAATCTCCAATCGTAGCTGTAACATCTGACGAGCAAGTAGGACGTCGTCTTGCACTTGTTTGGGGTGTTCAAGCATTTATGGCTGGAAAACGTGCAGCTTCTACTGACGAAATGTTAGACACAGCAATTCAAACAGGTATGGATGCGGGTCTAATCGGACTTGGAGATACTGTAGTAATCACTGCTGGTGTTCCAGTTGCTGAAACTGGTACAACAAACTTAATGAAAATCCACGTTGTTGGTGAAAAAGTTGCTAAAGGGCAAGGAATCGGTCGTAAAGCTGCAAAAGGTAAAGTAGTTGTAGCGAAAACAGCTGCTGAAGCTGTAGCGAACGTAAACAAAGGCGATATCCTTGTTACAACAAGCACTGATAAAGATATGATTCCTGCAATTGAAAAAGCTGCTGCTCTAGTTGTAGAAGAAGGCGGTCTAACAAGCCATGCAGCTGTTGTAGGTGTATCAATCGGTATTCCTGTTATCGTTGGTGTAAACGGCGTAACAACAACTTTAAAAAGTGGCCAAGAAGTAACAGTTGATGCAGCGCGCGGAATTGTTTATAATGGACATGCGGAAGTGCTATAA
- a CDS encoding DUF441 domain-containing protein, whose amino-acid sequence MISQSTLFLFILLIIGLIAKNQSLTVAVGVLFLLKFTFLGDKVFPYLQTKGINLGVTVITIAVLVPIATGEIGFKQLGEAAKSYYAWIALASGVAVALLAKGGVQLLTTDPHITTALVFGTIIAVALFNGVAVGPLIGAGIAYAVMSIIQMFK is encoded by the coding sequence ATGATTAGTCAGTCAACGTTATTTTTATTCATACTACTTATTATAGGACTTATTGCTAAAAACCAATCGCTTACTGTAGCTGTTGGAGTGTTATTTTTATTGAAGTTTACGTTTTTAGGCGATAAAGTCTTTCCTTATTTACAAACGAAAGGAATTAACCTAGGTGTGACGGTTATTACAATTGCGGTGCTTGTCCCAATTGCGACGGGGGAAATAGGGTTTAAACAGCTTGGAGAAGCGGCGAAATCATACTATGCATGGATTGCTTTAGCTTCAGGAGTAGCGGTTGCTTTATTGGCGAAAGGTGGGGTGCAATTATTAACGACTGATCCTCATATTACAACCGCACTTGTTTTTGGGACAATTATAGCTGTAGCTTTATTTAATGGAGTTGCTGTAGGTCCATTAATTGGGGCTGGAATTGCCTATGCAGTTATGAGTATTATACAGATGTTTAAATAA
- the ytvI gene encoding sporulation integral membrane protein YtvI gives MNRNLLYMILRLIFVIVATVVGFYALLHMSGLIYPFIIAFAFAYLINPVVNFLNQKLQFPRALAVLVSLILVFGAIVGLVTYLVTEAISATTYLLQIVTVKFPDIVAFAQEFALNHIMPLYDDLISKFNHLGEPQRYTITQNIQNLGTEATTQMKELLTAIISGLTNFISALPTTLTVLVFVLLATFFISYDWHRLAHKVRKLLPNRVHGYGKTIFVDLRKALFGFVKAQLTLVSMTTIIVLIGLLILRVPYAITIAIITGVVDLLPYLGTGAVFVPWVIYVFFTGDTAFAIGLLILYIVVIVQRQIMEPKVLSSNIGLDPLATLIALFVGFKLFGFLGLIIGPVILVLLNTLHKAHVFHDLWKFIKGSPSK, from the coding sequence TTGAACCGAAACTTACTATATATGATATTACGACTCATATTCGTCATTGTAGCAACGGTAGTTGGGTTCTATGCATTGCTGCACATGTCAGGCCTTATCTACCCTTTTATTATCGCTTTTGCATTCGCTTATTTGATTAATCCTGTCGTCAATTTCCTTAATCAAAAACTACAATTCCCTCGCGCATTAGCCGTACTCGTTAGCTTAATTCTCGTATTCGGAGCTATCGTCGGACTTGTTACATACCTTGTAACTGAAGCAATATCTGCCACAACATACTTACTACAAATTGTCACAGTGAAGTTTCCAGATATCGTTGCATTCGCCCAAGAATTTGCACTTAATCATATTATGCCTCTCTATGATGATTTAATTTCTAAATTTAATCATCTTGGAGAACCACAGCGATACACTATTACACAAAACATTCAAAACTTAGGCACCGAAGCAACGACACAAATGAAAGAACTTTTAACCGCCATTATAAGCGGATTAACAAATTTCATTAGTGCATTACCAACAACTTTAACTGTCCTTGTATTCGTCTTATTAGCCACCTTCTTCATTAGTTACGATTGGCACCGTCTTGCTCATAAAGTAAGAAAACTTCTACCTAATCGTGTACACGGATACGGAAAAACTATTTTTGTCGATTTAAGAAAAGCTTTGTTTGGTTTTGTTAAAGCGCAACTTACACTCGTATCTATGACAACTATCATTGTACTAATCGGCCTTTTAATATTACGCGTGCCATACGCAATTACTATCGCGATTATTACAGGGGTTGTAGATTTACTCCCGTATTTAGGAACTGGAGCCGTCTTCGTTCCTTGGGTTATATACGTATTTTTCACAGGCGATACTGCATTCGCCATCGGTCTTCTCATCCTATACATCGTCGTGATTGTCCAAAGACAAATCATGGAGCCAAAAGTACTTTCATCTAATATTGGACTCGATCCATTAGCGACACTCATCGCTCTATTTGTCGGCTTTAAGCTCTTTGGTTTTTTAGGATTAATCATCGGTCCAGTCATATTAGTACTACTTAATACATTACACAAAGCTCATGTATTCCACGACTTATGGAAATTCATTAAAGGCTCACCATCAAAATAA
- the pfkA gene encoding 6-phosphofructokinase, with the protein MKRIGVLTSGGDSPGMNAAIRAVVRKAIFHDIEVYGIYHGYAGLISGHIEKLELGSVGDIIHRGGTKLYTARCPEFKDPEVRLKGIEQLKKHGIEGLVVIGGDGSYQGAKKLTEQGFPCVGVPGTIDNDIPGTDFTIGFDTALNTVIDAIDKIRDTATSHERTYVIEVMGRHAGDIALWAGLADGAETILIPEEKYDMEDVIARLKRGSERGKKHSIIVVAEGVGSAIDIGKHIEEATSFDTRVTVLGHVQRGGSPSAQDRVLASRLGARAVELLIAGNGGRCVGIQNNKLVDHDIIEALAQKHTIDKDMYQLSKELSI; encoded by the coding sequence ATGAAACGTATTGGTGTATTAACGAGTGGTGGAGATTCACCTGGTATGAATGCTGCCATTCGTGCAGTTGTTCGTAAAGCGATTTTCCATGATATTGAAGTATATGGTATTTACCATGGATACGCTGGTTTAATTTCTGGTCATATTGAAAAATTAGAACTTGGTTCTGTTGGCGATATTATCCACCGCGGTGGTACAAAATTATATACAGCAAGATGTCCTGAGTTTAAAGACCCAGAAGTACGACTAAAAGGAATCGAGCAATTAAAGAAACATGGTATTGAAGGACTTGTTGTTATTGGTGGAGATGGTTCTTACCAAGGTGCAAAAAAATTAACTGAGCAAGGATTCCCATGTGTAGGTGTACCAGGTACAATCGACAATGATATCCCTGGAACAGACTTCACAATTGGTTTCGATACAGCTTTAAATACTGTTATTGATGCAATTGATAAAATCCGTGATACAGCTACATCTCATGAACGTACATATGTTATCGAAGTAATGGGACGTCACGCTGGAGATATCGCATTATGGGCTGGTTTAGCTGATGGTGCAGAAACTATCTTAATTCCAGAAGAAAAGTATGACATGGAAGATGTTATCGCTCGTCTGAAACGAGGTAGTGAACGTGGCAAAAAGCACAGTATTATCGTTGTAGCTGAAGGTGTTGGAAGTGCAATTGACATCGGTAAGCACATTGAAGAAGCAACAAGCTTTGATACTCGTGTAACTGTATTAGGTCACGTACAACGTGGTGGATCACCAAGTGCACAAGACCGTGTATTAGCTAGTCGTCTTGGCGCAAGAGCAGTTGAATTATTAATTGCTGGTAATGGCGGACGTTGTGTTGGTATTCAAAATAATAAACTTGTTGATCATGACATTATCGAAGCGTTAGCTCAAAAGCATACAATCGATAAAGATATGTATCAATTATCTAAAGAATTATCTATCTAA